TGAGGCCCATGTCCTCGGCCACCTTGTTGGCGGCGATGTAGCCCGGTCCGCCGGTGACCATTCCGCCAGGATAGGTGGACGCACCGCACATTGGACGTGGAGCACTCGATGTTGGGTCGGTTGTAGCTAAGCTGCATTATGTTGTAGTCGCCGTGCTTGATAGCGCCGCGCCGCATGTTCGGGAAGCGGATGGCGATATCCTCCGGCGTCTCGCCGAGGGTCATAATGATGTTCTCTTTCTTCATGTTCGGGGCTGCCTTATGCCATTTCTCCAGCACCGCCGCCTCGACTTCCTTGTTCTTCTTCTCCCAGCCACCTTCGATCCCATAGGGAGCGTGCATCTGGAAGAAAGAGACATGGGCTCCGGGTTTCCGCACCAGGTGCGGGTCCCAGAAGCTTTCGCAGGTGACGTGTCCGCCCATAAGCTTGTAGTCCAGCTTGCCCTTTATGACGTTGCTCCAGTGAGCCACAACCTGGTCGGTGCTGTCGAAACCGACGACGGTCATGAAGCTCTCGTTAGCCCAGGGGTCATCGCACTTGTACTTGGGCATCTCCTTGGAAACTGTGTGCAGGGTGTAGTAGCTCCATTTGTCATACTTCCAGGACTCGGTGGCTTCCTTCAGGGTTCCCGGCAGGTTCTTGCCCCCGATCAGATCCAGGAAAGTGGTCTGAGGGTCCAGGCTGGATATGACTACCTTGGAGTGCAACGTGCGGCCTTCCACGGTATCCACGCCGGTGACCTTGCCATTCTCTATTATGATCTTGTTTACCTCTGAAGCCTCCAGTATCATCCCGCCGTTCTTGATTATCTCGCGGGAGAAGGCGCCGGCCAGCTTGTGTGATCCTCCCAGCAGGTAGGACTTGTCCATAGCCCGGGTGAGCAGCAGAGGCACGAACAAACCCAGCCCGGTCTCGTTGGGATCCAGTCCCCACATGCAGGTGGCATAGAGCAGCATGGCCCTCAGCTTGTCGTTCTCAAAGTGCTCCTTCATGATCTCCATGGGGCTCTTCTCGTTGAGCTCTATCAACTCCCGTCCGATCTCGGTCTTCTGGAAGCCCACGACCAGGTCCAGGGATGGCTTGGGCGGGAAGTAGGTGGCCGGTCCCACTATCTCGTCCATCATCCGCTGCCAGGATCGCATCTGTTTGCCAAAGGCCACGGCGTCTTTGTGCGAGTACTTGTGGATGGAGTCGACGGTGTCCTCTATCATCTTTGTCAGGAGCAATGTGCTGCCGTCGCCGAACACCATGGCCATCTGAAGGTTGGGTTTGATCCACGTTAGAGCGTGGACATCCAGATTGAAGTCCTTGAGGGCCGGCATGTAGTCCACCATCAAGTGGTAGATGGCATGCATGTTGGAGTAGTAGCAGGGGAAGAGTACCTCTTCAGTGGCCAGCCCGCCTCCGACTTCATAGCGTCGCTCAACAACGGCGACCTTGGCTCCGGCCTTCGCCAGGTAGGCCGCTGTCATCAGGCCGTTGGGGCCGCCGCCTATGATCACTGCATCCCAGTTACTATCGGCAGGAAACTCGTCAAATAGCTTTCCGCAAATCCCGTCCATTATGTCCTCCTTCTTTCTACGGACGCTTCGCCGATTTCTTACCCTGTTGTGGGATATACCAAGGCGAGGCATACCACCATTTCCCGGGCTCGGCAATCCCGTCCTCGATAAGGGTATGCATCAGGTTGTACCCACAGGCCATCAGACACAATCCACCTGGGTGCGTTGATGACTGATGACATAGGTATAGCCCGTCGATCTGGGTGCGGCCGCGTGCCAGTTCCGGCATAGGCCGCGTGTTCCACCATTCGTCTCTGGAGGGTCGGACTCCGTACCAGGAGCCGCCCAGCAGTCCCGTATTGCGGAACTCCGAATCGTACGGCGTGTTCACAAAGGTCTTGACTATGTTGTCGGAATCAAGGTTCTCACATATTACGCCGGCCAGTTCGAGATTGTAGGCATCCATCTCGGCCTTTATCTTGTTCAGGTTGTCGGGGCCTTCCGGATCGTACTCGGGCGTGGCCACCATCGTATCGAAAGGACCGCAGATCTGTTGTCCGGGCCTGGTGCACTGCGGGTGAGTGGTGTCATAGTTCTCATTGCCTACCCAAAGGAAGAGGCCCTCCTTGGCTGGCACCCTGGGTCTGCCTTTCCATCCCATGACCTCCGCCACATGGTTGAAATACTCCTTCCTGGTGCCCGCGCCACCAATAAAAGGCCCGCCGGTGAAGACTCCTTCGCCGGACATGGCCGTGGCGTACTTGGGACGGAACTTGAGCTGCTTGCGGGTCAGCCAGTGAGTCACGTAGAGACTGCCGCCCTTGAGGCTGAGGTCCTTGATCCGCTGTGCAAAGCCGGCATCAATGTGACTCGGCCCAATCAGTTGTAGGAAGGTCTGCCGGATATCGGTGGCGCTGATCACCGCCTTCTTAGCCCAGATTCTTTTCTCCCCGCGCGGGGCAGTGTCTCTGAGTCGCACACCGACCGCCGTACCATTGTTGATGATTATCTCGTCCACCGGACAGCAGGTGCGCACCACGGCGCCGTGGGCTATAGCACAGCGCAAAAGAGAGTGGTAATAGCCGTGTATGTTGCCGCGTGGGCCTACGGGCCGGGGAATGTAAGGCGGCGTGACCATCACCGCGCTGCAAAAAGCCGGAATAGCCTGACCCTCGAAATGGCCGTGAGCACCGGATACCAGGGCAACGTAGCATTGGAGGGCCTTAAAGGGCTCGCCCTTAATGTACTCGTCTAGGAAGTCAAACATGGTCATCCGGAGGAGTTCTTCAGTCCAGACATCAGGCTGGTGCTTCTTGTACACCTGCATGAAGGGGATGTTGTCCGCTGTCAGCTCGACCTCCGGAGGATGGGGCGGGCACCAGAAGGTGGCCCTCAGTAAATCGGTGGTGAACATGGGCGAGCCGAGGAAGCCAGCGATCTTAGCCCAGCCCATGCCATCTTCTGCTGTTACCTGGTACATCCCCTCGCCGGTCATGAATCCCGTCGGCTGCTGCCGATACTCCGGGTGCCTGGCGTGAAGGTCCATGCGGAATCCATACTTCCACAACTCCAGTTGCTCCCACCCCGGGGCTGCCCCACCATAGTTGGCGATGGCGTGTGGAGAGAGGCGCGCGCCGGCAATAGGCTCGGTGTTTTCCTGGGCACCCCCGCATTCCGGCCTCTCTTCGACAATGCAGACGCTCAGACCACACTTGGCCAGATAGGCCGCTATTGTGGTCCCATTGTGCCCTCCACCTACAATGACAACATCATACCTTTCATCCGCACTCATATTAACCTCCTGTTCAACGATTTAGATCCTGAGAACACTAAAACAAGGCCACAACCAAGAAGCGATAAGGTAGAAAGGTTTTCCTCTATTGTGGGCCTTGATAAAAGGCTCTCAATCCCCCCCAGGGCATCTTTAGTTAGCTTAACCCAAACAACTATGCTTTGCGTATCAGGAATATCCTGAGTCGGCTATCAGGATATTCCCTACGTATTAGCTTTGGGCTAGTTGCGCTGTGGCTGGGCTGCTGCCCCATTGTCAATGAGCCCGTGCTGAAAAGCAAAGTGACAGATGTCCACATCATTGCGCAAGAGCAGCTTTTGCAGGACGCGCGAGCGGTAGGTCTCAATGGTCTTCGTACTCAGGCCGAGGATTGCCGCCACCTCCTTTAGCACCCGTCCCCGCGCCAGAAGGCAGAATACCTGAAATTCCCGGTCGGAGAGACTTTCCAAAGGCGCAAGGCCTGAGCGACTGGATAGAAGCTGCAGGTTGACTACGTCCTTACCTATGTCTGACAAGAATTTTCGTCCCTGGGCTACTGCACGAATGGCTTCATGGAGTTCCCGCGTGGAGGATCCTTTGGTGAGGTATCCCAGACAGCCAGCCTTCAGGGTCCGGACGGCATAGTGTTCCTCTTGGTATCTGGTGAGTATGAGAATACGTACATCAGGGTGGAGGGAAAGGAGCCGCTTGGCAGCCTCCATTCCATCCATCTCAGGCATGGAGATGTCCATCACGACTACGTCGGGATTGACCTCGATGAACTTGCTGATTGACTCCCGTCCGTTGCAGGCCTCGGCCGCGACGCGAATATCCTGGGCTTCCTCGATAACGCGTCTAAGACCAGCCCGGACCAGGCTGTGGTCGTCTACAAGAAGCACATTAATCATGGCTGTGTCCTTGACCTGCGAAGTTGACACTGGCATCAGCATGGCTGGGGCTTATGGGCAAGTGTGCCGCCACGCACGTGCCCCGGCCGCCGCGGTTACGCTTGATGCTGAGTCTGCCGCCCACCAGTCTGGCCCTCTCGCGCATACCCAGCAAGCCCAGCGAAGGCAGATCGGAAAGCCGCTTCAGGTCCATGCCTGCCCCGTTGTCGGAAACAGACACGGACAGCACCGTGTCCGTGGCGGTGACTTTGACCTTAGCTTGAGATGCTCTCGAATGTTTCCAGACATTGGTCAGAGCCTCTTGGACGATGCGATATGCAGAGGTAGCAGTCTGCTTGGGCAGCATTGGCTCATCGACTGGAGCTTCGACAGGGCAGGAGATGCCGCTGCGCCGCTCGAAGTCTTCAGCATACCACTGAATTGCCTTCACCAGCCCCAGTTCATCCAGTATCTCTGGCCTGATGTTGACCGCAATGCGGTGTGAGGTGGCATCCAACCGCTCCGCCAGATCCAGTATTGCCCTGGCCCGCTCACGAAGCACAGGTGCATCTGCCAGTTTTTCTGCCAGCGAAACAGCTTCTATCTTAAGAGCGACAAGTTCTTGCCCCAGTTGGTCGTGCAATTCCCGGGCAATGCGAGCCCGCTCCTCTTCCTGGACCTCTATGATTCGTTGTGATAGAAGCCTGAGTTGTGACTCGGACCGCATCAGGACTTCCTCAGAATGTTTGCGTTCCGTGATGTCCATGAAGTTCGCTAAAGTTGCCGGTCTTCCATTGTGTTGGATGGAAGACACCCTCTCTATGACCCACTTGGTCCGCCCGTCATGGCTGACAAACCTGAATTCATATGGATTAGACCGCTCTCCCTTTAGCATAGCCAGGGACATTCGTCTTGCCATATCCCTGTCCTTGGGCAGGACAAACTCGCTGGCATCCGTACCTAACAATTCCGATTCGCTGACCCCGGCATGTTGCTGGAACTGCAGGTTGACGAACTGAAATTTGCCGTCCTGGACGATGTAGACGGCAATTGGTGAGTTATTGGCCAGGGTCTTGAACAGCTCCTGCGCGCGGCGGCGTTCTGCGATATCCCTCACTATGCCGATGAAACCGACGGGGCGGCCGTCTGGGCTGCGCAGGATGCTCACCTTACTCTCCGTCCAGATGGTGGAGCCGTCCTTGCAGATGAACTCCAGGTCCATAGTCCACGACTTGAACGCCTCTTCCTGGCTTTGGTTCACGCCGGCCTTGATTTCCTTGAAATCTCTGGCGACGATTCCCGCGGACCTGGACGTGAGGGCCGCATCTATCCACCTCTCCCAGTGCTGTCCCAGCGCCTGCTCTGCTGAGTAGCCCAGGAGGTGGGTGACTGAAGGGCTGACATAGGTCACGCGCATGTCCAGATCCAGAGTGCAGATAACGTCGGCCACATACTCGGCAAGCAGAAGGTACTTTTTTTCAGTTTCGCTCTCAGGCCGATTCTTCCTGGACTGTTCGCGATCGGCCGCCAGCGTTTTTGGACTCCCGCCGCCATTATGGCGCCTAGCTTCTTGGCTGGTAGAGCGCCGGCG
This portion of the Chloroflexota bacterium genome encodes:
- a CDS encoding NAD(P)/FAD-dependent oxidoreductase: MDGICGKLFDEFPADSNWDAVIIGGGPNGLMTAAYLAKAGAKVAVVERRYEVGGGLATEEVLFPCYYSNMHAIYHLMVDYMPALKDFNLDVHALTWIKPNLQMAMVFGDGSTLLLTKMIEDTVDSIHKYSHKDAVAFGKQMRSWQRMMDEIVGPATYFPPKPSLDLVVGFQKTEIGRELIELNEKSPMEIMKEHFENDKLRAMLLYATCMWGLDPNETGLGLFVPLLLTRAMDKSYLLGGSHKLAGAFSREIIKNGGMILEASEVNKIIIENGKVTGVDTVEGRTLHSKVVISSLDPQTTFLDLIGGKNLPGTLKEATESWKYDKWSYYTLHTVSKEMPKYKCDDPWANESFMTVVGFDSTDQVVAHWSNVIKGKLDYKLMGGHVTCESFWDPHLVRKPGAHVSFFQMHAPYGIEGGWEKKNKEVEAAVLEKWHKAAPNMKKENIIMTLGETPEDIAIRFPNMRRGAIKHGDYNIMQLSYNRPNIECSTSNVRCVHLSWRNGHRRTGLHRRQQGGRGHGPQEVVEAYQANGEVHQDVRLNHF
- a CDS encoding FAD-dependent oxidoreductase, yielding MSADERYDVVIVGGGHNGTTIAAYLAKCGLSVCIVEERPECGGAQENTEPIAGARLSPHAIANYGGAAPGWEQLELWKYGFRMDLHARHPEYRQQPTGFMTGEGMYQVTAEDGMGWAKIAGFLGSPMFTTDLLRATFWCPPHPPEVELTADNIPFMQVYKKHQPDVWTEELLRMTMFDFLDEYIKGEPFKALQCYVALVSGAHGHFEGQAIPAFCSAVMVTPPYIPRPVGPRGNIHGYYHSLLRCAIAHGAVVRTCCPVDEIIINNGTAVGVRLRDTAPRGEKRIWAKKAVISATDIRQTFLQLIGPSHIDAGFAQRIKDLSLKGGSLYVTHWLTRKQLKFRPKYATAMSGEGVFTGGPFIGGAGTRKEYFNHVAEVMGWKGRPRVPAKEGLFLWVGNENYDTTHPQCTRPGQQICGPFDTMVATPEYDPEGPDNLNKIKAEMDAYNLELAGVICENLDSDNIVKTFVNTPYDSEFRNTGLLGGSWYGVRPSRDEWWNTRPMPELARGRTQIDGLYLCHQSSTHPGGLCLMACGYNLMHTLIEDGIAEPGKWWYASPWYIPQQGKKSAKRP
- a CDS encoding response regulator transcription factor, producing MINVLLVDDHSLVRAGLRRVIEEAQDIRVAAEACNGRESISKFIEVNPDVVVMDISMPEMDGMEAAKRLLSLHPDVRILILTRYQEEHYAVRTLKAGCLGYLTKGSSTRELHEAIRAVAQGRKFLSDIGKDVVNLQLLSSRSGLAPLESLSDREFQVFCLLARGRVLKEVAAILGLSTKTIETYRSRVLQKLLLRNDVDICHFAFQHGLIDNGAAAQPQRN
- a CDS encoding PAS domain-containing sensor histidine kinase is translated as MNDNERPGNEPKSLNHMRRRSTSQEARRHNGGGSPKTLAADREQSRKNRPESETEKKYLLLAEYVADVICTLDLDMRVTYVSPSVTHLLGYSAEQALGQHWERWIDAALTSRSAGIVARDFKEIKAGVNQSQEEAFKSWTMDLEFICKDGSTIWTESKVSILRSPDGRPVGFIGIVRDIAERRRAQELFKTLANNSPIAVYIVQDGKFQFVNLQFQQHAGVSESELLGTDASEFVLPKDRDMARRMSLAMLKGERSNPYEFRFVSHDGRTKWVIERVSSIQHNGRPATLANFMDITERKHSEEVLMRSESQLRLLSQRIIEVQEEERARIARELHDQLGQELVALKIEAVSLAEKLADAPVLRERARAILDLAERLDATSHRIAVNIRPEILDELGLVKAIQWYAEDFERRSGISCPVEAPVDEPMLPKQTATSAYRIVQEALTNVWKHSRASQAKVKVTATDTVLSVSVSDNGAGMDLKRLSDLPSLGLLGMRERARLVGGRLSIKRNRGGRGTCVAAHLPISPSHADASVNFAGQGHSHD